In the genome of Bacteroidota bacterium, the window TTCTTCGGGTTTTGTCCCATCGATGGTGATAAAATTCTTTTTGTTTTTATAATAATTTATAGCAGGGACAGTGTTCTTTTCGTATTCTTCCATTCTGCGAATAATAATATCTGTGCTTTTATCATAATTTCTTGCACCCTCAGTTTTTGAGCGATACGAGAGTCGTTTTATTGCTTGTATCAACGGAGTTTCAATTTTTATTGTAGTAGTAATTGATGTCCCTAATTTTCTTAATAATCCATCCAAAATATAAGCTTGAACTAAGGTGTGAGGAAATCCTTTAAATAAAAACCCATTTACATTTTTGTGTTTTTTAATTTTTCTTTCAATAATTTTAATTGCTATTTCGTCAGGTACAATTCCTCCTTTTTCCATGTAAGGTTTGGCAATTTTTCCAATTTCAGAATTATTTTTTATTTCTTCTCTAAGAATTGCTCCTGTTGAAATATAAACGAGATTAAATTTTTTCTCAAGTATTTTTGCTTGAGTACCTTTTCCCGCTCCCGGTGAACCCAAAAGAAGTATGTTAACTAATTTATTACCGTATTTAGAATCTATAGTTTTTGCTATTCTATCAGTAATATTTTGCATATTACCTGCTCCATCCATAGGATAATAAATTCCTTTTTCTTTGTAAAAGTCGATAACAGTAAGGGTTTTTAATTTATATTCTTTTAGTCGTTTTTGGATTACATCAATGCTATCATCTTTTCTGTTTTCCAATTTACCTCTTTTAATCATCCTTTCAACTAAGGTTTTTTCAGGAACTTCAAGGGATATCATGCATGTTAATGAAGTATTAAAACGAATTAGTAATCCTTCAAGAATGTATGCCTGAACTACTGTTCGCGGAAAACCATCAAACAAGAACCCGTTAAATTTTGAGTTCATTGTTATTTTATTTTCAATTAGTTTTACAATAATATCATCAGAAACCAATGTGCCTCTTTCTATTATTTCTTTTGCTTCACGCCCAAGTTCGGTATTTTCTTTAATTTCTTCCCTAAGCATATCACCCGTAGCTATGTATGATAGGTTATATTTGTCAATAAGTATTTTGGATTGGGTTCCTTTACCAGCTCCCGGAGGTCCGAAAAGTGCAATATTTAACATGATAATTTCTTTTTGTTAAAAATTGATAGAAAAAAATCTGTGCAAAAGTAAGAAATTGAAATTGTTTGAAAATAATAAAAGTTAAAAAAAGAATTGTTTATTTGTTTATCTGTTTATTTGGT includes:
- a CDS encoding adenylate kinase, with the protein product MLNIALFGPPGAGKGTQSKILIDKYNLSYIATGDMLREEIKENTELGREAKEIIERGTLVSDDIIVKLIENKITMNSKFNGFLFDGFPRTVVQAYILEGLLIRFNTSLTCMISLEVPEKTLVERMIKRGKLENRKDDSIDVIQKRLKEYKLKTLTVIDFYKEKGIYYPMDGAGNMQNITDRIAKTIDSKYGNKLVNILLLGSPGAGKGTQAKILEKKFNLVYISTGAILREEIKNNSEIGKIAKPYMEKGGIVPDEIAIKIIERKIKKHKNVNGFLFKGFPHTLVQAYILDGLLRKLGTSITTTIKIETPLIQAIKRLSYRSKTEGARNYDKSTDIIIRRMEEYEKNTVPAINYYKNKKNFITIDGTKPEEEIHQNIVKSLESTLLQIK